The following are from one region of the Synechococcus sp. CBW1108 genome:
- a CDS encoding IS1595 family transposase, protein MARNVIQFQKGLSLPDFQRLYGTEVQCEAALEKARWPGGFRCPRCNGHEHGLVYGRRLKRYQCRSCGHQATLTAGTIMQATKLPLTTWFLAFYMIGQAKTGISSLELSRHLGVNYDTAWLLHHKILRAMADREEAYLLRGKVQIDDSYLGGELPGGKAGRGSENKIPIVAAVSLNEAGRLIHARITAVSGFSSEAIAEWAKRHLAPGSQVLSDGLACFRAVTTAGCSHHAIVTGGKHPNDLPQFRWINTVLGNLKTGFNGTFHAFNFDKYARRYLGGFCFRFNRRFSMVAMTDRIANAVCCCMPCTERDLRVAEAYG, encoded by the coding sequence ATGGCGCGCAACGTCATCCAGTTCCAGAAAGGCCTTTCACTGCCTGACTTCCAGCGGCTCTACGGCACCGAGGTGCAATGTGAGGCTGCTTTGGAGAAGGCGCGCTGGCCCGGTGGGTTCCGCTGTCCCCGCTGCAATGGCCATGAGCATGGGCTGGTCTATGGCCGCAGGCTCAAGCGCTATCAGTGCCGCAGCTGCGGCCATCAGGCCACGCTCACGGCTGGCACGATCATGCAGGCCACGAAATTGCCTCTGACCACCTGGTTTCTGGCCTTTTACATGATCGGGCAGGCCAAAACAGGGATCTCCTCGCTGGAGCTCAGCCGCCACCTGGGCGTGAACTACGACACCGCCTGGCTGCTGCACCACAAGATTCTGCGGGCGATGGCTGATCGGGAGGAGGCTTACCTGCTGCGGGGAAAAGTCCAGATCGATGATTCCTACCTCGGCGGAGAACTGCCGGGCGGCAAGGCAGGTCGGGGTTCAGAGAACAAGATCCCCATCGTCGCGGCCGTCTCCTTGAATGAGGCGGGCCGGCTGATTCACGCCAGGATCACAGCCGTGAGTGGCTTCAGCTCAGAGGCCATCGCTGAGTGGGCCAAGCGCCATCTGGCGCCCGGCAGTCAGGTGCTCTCCGATGGCCTGGCCTGCTTTCGTGCCGTGACCACGGCAGGCTGCAGCCATCACGCCATCGTCACCGGTGGGAAGCACCCAAACGACTTGCCGCAGTTCCGTTGGATCAACACCGTGCTGGGCAACCTCAAGACCGGCTTCAACGGCACCTTCCACGCTTTCAATTTCGACAAGTACGCCAGGCGCTACCTGGGCGGCTTCTGCTTCCGGTTCAACCGGCGCTTCTCGATGGTTGCGATGACTGATCGCATTGCCAATGCGGTCTGTTGCTGCATGCCCTGCACGGAGCGGGATCTCAGGGTTGCGGAGGCTTATGGGTAA
- a CDS encoding reverse transcriptase domain-containing protein: MSSDKSLPITKAMVWKAYQLVKRNGKAAGVDGQSLDDFAQDLENNLYKLWNRMASGSYFPPAVRRVEIPKSGGGSRPLGIPTVADRVAQMVVKQVLEPQLEPIFDQGSYGYRPGKSAHQAVESCRKRCWKYDWVVDLDIKGFLDYPARSAHREPGP; encoded by the coding sequence GTGAGTTCGGACAAGTCGCTACCGATCACCAAAGCGATGGTCTGGAAGGCCTATCAGCTTGTGAAGCGGAACGGGAAGGCGGCTGGTGTGGATGGCCAGAGTCTCGATGACTTTGCCCAAGACCTGGAGAATAATCTCTATAAGCTCTGGAACCGGATGGCATCTGGGAGTTACTTCCCGCCAGCGGTTCGGCGTGTGGAGATTCCCAAGTCTGGAGGCGGTTCAAGGCCTCTGGGCATTCCCACGGTGGCTGATCGCGTTGCTCAGATGGTGGTCAAGCAGGTGCTGGAGCCCCAGTTGGAGCCGATCTTTGATCAGGGCTCCTATGGCTACAGACCGGGAAAGTCGGCCCACCAGGCCGTGGAGAGCTGCCGTAAGCGCTGCTGGAAGTATGACTGGGTAGTGGATCTCGATATCAAGGGGTTTCTTGATTACCCAGCTCGCTCCGCGCACCGCGAGCCTGGGCCGTAG
- a CDS encoding transposase, with amino-acid sequence MRQGSFFPDWLEPRRRVDKALYAVVMEAYTGGISTSKVDALVEALGGASGVSKSEVSRICQGTGEQVKAFLGRPLDHAHFPYVYLDATYLHGRLGQNMQVVSRAVVVAIGINVLGYREVLGIAVGDSEAEGFWRQFLGSIKERGLTGTRLVISDAHLGLTAAIRRMFQGSSWRRTARGAAWRSLCRKPARTWWQRPCRRSRPEAISSIRHPGT; translated from the coding sequence CTGAGGCAGGGCAGCTTCTTTCCCGACTGGCTCGAACCCCGCCGCCGCGTCGACAAGGCCCTCTACGCCGTGGTGATGGAGGCCTACACCGGTGGTATCTCCACCAGCAAGGTTGATGCCCTGGTGGAGGCGCTGGGCGGCGCCAGCGGCGTCTCCAAATCGGAGGTAAGCCGCATCTGCCAGGGCACAGGTGAGCAGGTGAAAGCCTTTCTGGGTCGGCCGCTGGACCATGCCCATTTCCCCTACGTCTACCTCGATGCGACGTACCTGCACGGCCGCCTTGGCCAGAACATGCAGGTGGTGTCGCGGGCCGTGGTGGTAGCGATTGGTATCAATGTCCTCGGCTACCGCGAGGTGCTGGGGATCGCCGTGGGTGACAGTGAGGCCGAGGGCTTCTGGCGGCAGTTCCTCGGCAGCATCAAGGAGCGTGGCCTGACTGGAACCAGGCTGGTGATCTCAGACGCCCACCTGGGGCTGACGGCAGCGATCAGGCGGATGTTCCAGGGCAGTAGCTGGCGTCGCACCGCGAGGGGCGCTGCATGGCGCAGCTTGTGCCGAAAGCCGGCCAGGACATGGTGGCAGCGGCCATGTAGACGCAGTCGGCCGGAGGCCATAAGCAGTATTCGTC